Below is a genomic region from Candidatus Lernaella stagnicola.
CACGTTGCCTTCCGATTCCAGCAGCGTATCCAAACGCACCGGTTCCCTCTTGTATCGTCGCAGGTTGAACCAACCGGCCCGCCATTCGTCGCCGCTTTCGGCCAGCAATTGCGAACACACCTCGGCGAAAAACCGCGTTTTGCCGGCGCCGCCGGGCCCCAGATACAGCCGGGCCGCGCTGCCGTCTTCCTGCCGGCACCAACTCAGCAGGTCGGCCTTCTCGTTGTCGCGGCCGATGAACGGCACGACGCCGTACTTGGGAATCAGCAATTCGGACAGCCGCTGCTCGTCCCGTTTGGGCAGATCTCCGTAGGGTTCGATCAGCAGTTTCGCAGGGTCGGTCAGTCGACGTGTTTCGACTTGCACGTCACGCAAAATGCGGTTTTGCACGTCCTGCGAGAGATCGTTCAACAAGTGCTGCGCGTGGTGGGCAAAAGTCGGCACTTGCAGCAACGCAAGCAACAAGCCCTCGAAGAAAGCATCGGCGGCAGGAGCCTTGAGGTCTTCGTCTACCCGGGCGTCCGCGAAAATTTGCTGCACGTGCTTTCGCAACTGCGTGCCGGAAAGGTCACTTTTCAGATCAAACGTGGCTTGGGGCAACGCCGACTGATCCTCTGCACAAGCGGATTTGAGTATCGGCCAGATGTCCTTGTGTTCGGGGCTTTCTTCGAGCCACGTCCGGGCGGTTTGTCCGGCGTTGACCAATTGTTTTCTTAGTTTCCGCCGCGTATTACCTTTTCCAAATAAATAAATAAACAGGTCCAGGGCATCGGACGTGAGAGAGCTTTCGATGGACTTGAAAGTCCATGTCGTGTTCGAAAAAATGGCCTTGAGCACAGGAATGCCGATGCTAACGGCGAGCGCCAGCGTGGCGGTTACGGGCACGGTTCACTCCGGTTCGGGTGTTATTTCGCTTTCTACAAAAACCGGGAGCGACGGAAATAAGTCGATGGTGTAAGGCCGGGGTGGAGATCGCTCCCGCAACGATACATATCACAAACCAAGCGGGCGCGGCAAGCAATTGAACGCCCGCGTTTACTTCGCGCCGTTACGTTCGAGGTGAAAGGAAACGGCCCCTTCGCGCGACTCACTATTGAATAAAAGAAACGGGAGAAAAACGTGAACTCGAATCCCACGCGGCGCATCCGGCACTTTGCGATGTTTCTCTTCGTTACCGGCATGGTTATGCTGTTGGCGTTTGTGCTGATTTTCATGCAGCCGCCGGCCGCGGCGAAAGGCAAAGGAATGAACGCCCCCGAGTTTCCGCAAGACGCCAAATGGCTCAATACGCAAGCGCCGCTGACGATGGCCGACCTGCAGGGGCGCGTCGTCATTTTGGATTTCTGGACCTATTGCTGCATCAACTGCCTGCACGCGCTGCCGGTGCTGCACCAGGTGGAGGAACACTTCGCCGACCAGCCCGTCACGGTGATCGGGGTGCACTCGGGCAAGTTCGACCAGGAGCACAACGACCGCAAGGTGCTGGAGGCCATCGCCAAGTACGGCGTGGCGCACCCGGTTGTGCAGGACGATGACTTCACGATTTGGAACGAGTGGTCCGTACGCGCTTGGCCGACGATCGTTTACGTGGGCACCGACGGCAAAATTGCCAAGTTCACCAGCGGCGAGCCGGATTTCGCGTACATGAAGCAGACCGTCGACGAACTGCTGGCGGCGGGTAAAAAGAACGGCACGCTGGGCGGGAGCACTGCTCCGGTCATGAAAAGCGTCAACGCCGACACCGGCGCGCTGAACTACCCCGGCAAAGTGCTGGCCGCGGGCGACAAGCTGTTTATCGCCGACTCCGGCCACCACCGCATTCTGATCGCCGAGCGTGACGGCCGTGTGGTGGAGACCATCGGCGGCAAGGATGACGGTTTCGTCGACGGCAATTTCGCCACGGCCCGCTTCTTCGAACCGCAAGGCCTGGCGCTGAACGGCGGCACGCTGTACGTCGCCGACCGCAACAACCACGCGATCCGCGCTATCGACTTGCAGGCGCGCACCGTCAAGACCATCGCCGGAACCGGCCGCAAGGGCAATGACCGCAGCAAGGGCGGCAAGCCGCTGGCGGTCGATCTGCGCAGCCCGTGGGACGTGGCTTGGCGCGACGGCGGGCTGGACATCGCCATGGCGGGCAGTCACCAAATCTGGCGCCTGGATCTGGGCGAGGATGAAATCGGCGTGCTGGCGGGATCGGGCCACGAGCAGATCATCGACGGCTACCTGAATGCGTCGGCGTTCGCGCAGCCCTCCGGTTTGCACGTGGACGGCGAGAAGCTGTACATCGCCGACAGCGAGACGTCGGCCGTGCGGCGTATCGACCTGGAGACCGGCAAAGTCGAGACGCTCGTCGGCACCGGTTTGTTCGATTTCGGTTTCAAGGACGGGAAGGGCAAGCGCGCCAAGCTGCAGCACCCGCTGGGCATCACCGGTCGCGACGGCAAGCTGTATATCGCCGACAGTTTCAACAACGCGCTGCGCATCCTCGACCTGAACGACGAGGATAGCGTCACGACGCTGGCTGTTTCCGGCGTGGGCGACCTCAACGAGCCCTCCGGCCTGACGCTCGAGGGCGGCATTCTTTACGTGGCCGACACGAACAACCACCGTGTTCTGAGTGTCCGCCTGGCCGACCGGAGCGCAAGCGAAGTGACGCTGAAATTCTAGGCGTCGGCGCTCGGCGGCGATCTCTCTTGCGGTCCGAGCGCTTCGAGGGCGGGTTAAGTAACGTATCAAGAACGTGTTCTTAAGTATAAGTAAATAAAACAAATATCTATTGGTCGATGAGTCCTCGAATGCTCGTTTTCCCCGCCGAAATATGGTGGTAAAATGAACGCCAAATCCAGCGGGGGAGTTCATGCGGTATCGGGCCATCGTTATCATCACCATGCTGAGCGCCGTTTTGTTCCTCATCGGAGCGGGCGACAAACCGAAGTTTGAGACTTTCACGATCGTTTATACCGGCGCGGCGTTTGGGAAATTGCAGCCCTGCGCGTGCAGCGAGGAATCGGATGTCGGCGGGCTGTTGCGGCGCGACACGATGCTCATGCGCCTGCGAGACAGCGCGCGCGGGGCGATCGTGGTCGATGCGGGGGGCTCGTTCGGCGAGCCGACGGCGCAGGGACGCATGGGGGCCGAGGCGTATCTCGACGCTTTGCGGGCTTTGAAGTATGACGCGGTGGCGTTGGCGGCGGGCGACTTACTCTTCGGCCGGCGGTTTTTGGAAGAGAATTCCGACAACGGCCTGTTCGTGTCCAATGCGCGTTTCAAGCAGGATTCCACCTTCGCGGGCCGCACGCTGGTCTTTCCCGGCAAGCGCAACCGATTGCGCTTCGTCGCGCTCGTCGACCCGGAAAAAGTCTACACCGGCTCGCAATCGAACCTCGTTGTAGAAGCGCCGCTGACCTACCTGGACAAGGCCGTCGAAAAAGAGGATTTGGTCGTTGTTCTGGCGAGTGTCGAGCCCGAAACGGCGCGGCATTGGCTCGTGCATCCCAACGTGGACGTGGTCGTGAACGCGGTTCCCGACGACAATGTGCTGCGCGAGGCGATGTTTGAGTTCGCCGATGAAAAGGTCTACACCGAGACCGGCGTGTTTGGTTCGCTGGTGGGCGTTTTGAGTTTGCGCGTGATCGACGGAGCGCTGGTGGGGGCGGAAATCAAGCAACACACACTAGACAAGACGGTGCCTGACGGCGTGCGCGCCAAACAGTTTTTCGAACGGTACCAAGCCGAGACGAAGCGACTCTTCCTGCAATCGCTATCCGGGATGCCCGCCTACGAACGCGAAGCGAGTCCCTTCGTCGGCAACGAGGGATGCCGGTCGTGTCACGCCGAAAGCTTCGCGGCTTGGGACGCCTCGGCGCATGCCCACGCGTGGGCGAGTCTCAAACGTGTCGACACGCACTTCGACTCGGAATGCATCGCCTGTCATGTGGTGGGGTGGAACGAGCCGAATGGTTTCCGGAGTGAAAAAGATACGCCGCATTTGTTGAACGTCGGCTGTGAGGCGTGTCACGGTCCGGGCAAAGCGCACGCCAAGCAGCCTGCGGCTAACCCCATCGCGCGCGGTGATTTGCAGCTCTGCTATAAGTGTCACACCGACGAGCGCGCCCCGGCGTTCAAATCCGAGATCGGCTGGAAGAAAATCAAGCACTAAGACGAAAAAGGCCCGGAAACATAGTTCCGGGCCGTGGTTATTTGCTTGCGATTGCTTTATTTCGGCGGCTTTTGCTTGTCGGCATTTTTCATCATCTGTTCCATCATTTGCCGCTGCAGGATTTTTCGCCGCTGTTCCTGCAAGAATTGTTCGCGCATTTGCGGCGGCAGCTTGTCGAGCATCGCGGGGTCAAACTGTGGCTGACGCCGCGCCTCGCTAACCTTGAAGTCTCCAATCTTTTTCAGAATGCGGTTCTTGGAACCCTTGGTCGCTTTGAACACCCGCCCGGCCGCGCCGAGATAGATGAGGTCGTCGTCGACTTCCGCGCCGACTTTGACGATCTTCTCGACGCCGCCCGCGAGCGTAAGCGTCAGAGTGCCCGTGGGCGAACCGAGCTTAGCCGCCGCCGGGGCCGGGCCGCCGACGATTTGCTTAGCTTGCATGGTGGAAATGCTGCGCACCGCGGAGGTAACCTTGGCGTGGTCGAGGACGAATCCCGCAGGCTTTTCCGCGGACGCGGCGGTCACCGCCCAAATGTCTTCGGCCTTTTTCTCCAGCGTGAGTCGGCGCTTGCCTTCCACGATGTCCACTTTTTCGACCTGAGCGGCGTCGAAGGTTAATAAATGCATGTCGCGCAGGGTGTCTAGATCGTTTTGCAGATTCTTCGCGGCGTAGGACGCGATCAAGTACGTCTGGTCTTCGCCCTTTTTCCGGGCATAGAACTTCTCATCTACTTCCGCACCGATTTCCACGGCTACCGAATCACCGCCGTCCAGAGTTACCGTCGCCTCGTACAGCGGCGGCGTCAGACCGCGATCCAGCGATTGCTGCTCGTCGTCAAAATCGGTCGCCCGGAAATTGGCCATGCTGCGTGCGATGCGGGCGATCTTTTCCGGATCGAGTTTGTAATCGGCCGGGAGGTTGCTTGGTGCGGGATCGAAGGTCCAACCGGCATCGCCCTTCGCGAAACTAAGGGGTGTGGCGCCGGCCTTGGTCAGCACCAGCCGTGTTGCCTGGTCTTTGTCGAACTTGACGATAGTGCGGTTGCGCCAGCGGTTGACCTCGCGGTCAAAAGTATCTTGGAGGCGTGCGGATAATGCGTACACACGATTGTCGTCCGACTCGCGCACGTAGTTACCGGTTTTGTCGGCGCTCAAATTCCCCACCAAGAGCGTCCAAGCAGGTTCCTGCGCGGATTGCACGGAAATGCGAAGCGCGTCGTCGGTGACACCGTATTTTTCGTGGTTGGCGGATGAGCTTGATACCGTCCGCCCGCCGTGTACCATCGCAACAACTTCCAGCGCGCGTTCCACGAGTTGATCTTCGACTGCGTAGTTGCCCGGGTCGATACGCCATTGGCCGTCTTTCTTGACCAATGAGTATTCGCCGTCCGCGCGGCGGATATCGATTTTCGTCACGGCCTGTGCATCGATCGCGGTTACTTCCAATCCGGCGACCTTTTCACCGCTGGGAATGGCGGCGGCCAACACGGCCAGAAGGGTCAGTGCAGCGAAGACAGCCAACATGACGATTGTGCGTTTCCACAACATGGCTTACTCCTCCCCGCGCGGCGTGTTTTGTTGGATCGCTGCCAGCGCGCGCCGTTTGCGCCGCGACCGTAATTGCCAGCGGGCGATACCCGCAATCAGCAAGATAAACGGAGGCAACAGCATATTGCCGTACTTGAACAGGCTTCGTCCGACGTCGCCCACATCTTCCAGTGGGCGGTTGTTGATGGTGCGCGTGCGGATCGACATCAGCACCTCGTCCTGCACCAACCAATCGAGCAGGTTGGCGAACAACGCCAGGTTAACGCGGCTGGGCATCTGGTCGGAGACCCATTGGCCCGAACCGGCGACGACCAAGCGCGTTTCCGGGCTCACGTCGATCACCGCGTCGGCGACCGCGGGCGGCACTGCGCGATTCTTAAAGTAGCTGGGCAGGTTGCCCTTCACGGTAACGATCAGCGGTTGCGGGCCGGCCGGGTTGTCCATCATCGACTGTTCGAGGACAGCCGGTTCGGCCAGGAACGAGTCGCTCGCTTCGTAAATCCAGGTTGCCTCGGAACTGCGGGCCAGCACCTGTGTTTCGACACCGGCCGTGTTTTGCGGAGCCAACGCAGATGCGAAGGGCATGACCACGCCTTTGAGGTTGCGCGTGAGGTTCAAGTCCTTAGGCAGATCGGTTACCGCCACGAAGGCGGGGAACCTTACGAGCGACTGGAAGCGAACGCTGCCCTGTTGCCGCATGATGGGGATACGTTCGCACTTTTTATCGAGAACGAGCCCGGGCTTTACCGCGACGCCGTAGGCTTCGGCGAGTCCCGCCAGGCCGGTATCGATCGGTCGCCCGATCAGGGTGCGCGGGTCGATGTCCTGCTGGGCCAAGAAGAACGCCGCTTTGCCGCCCCGCATCATGAATTGGTCGATGGCGAAGAGTTGCGCTTCGGGAATCTGCTTCTTCGGGCCGAGCAGCAACAGCACGTCCATGCCGTTCAGCGCGTTCGGGTCCCGACTCAAATCGACGTCTTTCACGTCGAACTTCGAGCCCAACATCGACGCTACTTTGCCGAAGCCCTGCTGCAGCGAAAACTCACCGTGGCCCGACACAACGCCGATGGCCGGCACTTTCTCCCGCGTCATGGAGGCGATGCGGCTGATCAACTCGTATTCCAGACCGGGCAGGTCCTGAATGACGGGGATGGCTTCGCTTTTCTCGCCGTACTCGACGGCCACGCCCATATAGACTTTCACGACCTGCACTTGGTCTTTGGCGAAAGCCTGCATGTCGATTTTCGGCACGCCGAGTTGTTGGGCGCGTTGCACGGAGGCTTGGTCCGACTCACCGCCGGAGCCGGTTGTGTCCGGGTCGACGAAGCTGAACACGACGCGTCCGCCACTGGCGTCGCGAAACTCTTCCAGCAAATCTTTGACGACGTTGCGCGTGCTGTTGGCCGGGGCCGGGATGTCTTTGGAGAAAAACGCGGTAACCGTGACTTGGTCGTCCAATTCCGCCAGGATCCCCGAGGACGCGTCCGATAGCGTGAATTGTTGATCTTCGGTCAAGTCGATGCGACCGTGAACCACGGACGAAAACACGTTCAATGAAATAACGCAGCCGATCGCCGCGCCGATGTAAAGCAGCCGGTTCAAGCGCCATTTCTTGCTGTGATCGCTCATGCGACTTTGGACCGCTTGCACGGCCAAGAACAAAAATAGGCTCATGAGCGAAAGCGAGTAAATGATGTCGCGCGAGTCCAGCACGCCGCGTCCGACGTTTTTGAAATGCGGGTCGGCGGCGGCGAACTCCCAAAGGTTTTGCAGGCTCGAGGGCACGAACGGTAGCAGCAAGTCCATCATGTAAAGGAGCAGCGCGATCACGAAGCCGACGATCAATCCCACGACTTGGTTGCGGCTGATCGAGGATGCGAACACACCCAACGCCACGAAGGTGCCGCCGAGGAAGAACAATCCCAGGTAGCCGCCGATAATGGGCCCGCCGTCCAGATCACCGACGAACGCGATGGAAATCGGGTAGACGAAGGTGATGACCAGGTACAGCGCCAATAGGGTCCAGGTTGCCAGGAATTTGCCCAGCACGATTTCCCATTCGTGTAGCGGCAGTGTGAGCAGCCGTTCAATAGTGCCGGATTTCTTTTCCTCGGCCAACAGTTTCATCGTCACCGCCGGCGCGAAGAAAATAAACGAACCGGCCGCGACTCGGAAGAAGTTGCGCAGCGTCGCTTGTCCCGCTGCGAAGAAGGTTTGGAAAAACAAATAGCCGATGCCCACCAGCAACACCATGAGCACGATGTAGGCGATCGGCGAATTGAAGTAGGTTCGTAATTCCTTTTTGTACAACGCCCAAATTCGTTCCATCGTTCTACCCCTTCGTCAATTCGGAGAACACATCTTCCAGCGAAGTACTCTCTTGCCGCAGTTCGGAAAGCTTCCATTGCCGCGCGACGCAGGCGTCGAATACTGCCTCGGCCGTACCGGCACCCGGCTCGATCTCCAGATGGAAAGTTCGCCATTCGCCTTCCACATCAACCGGTCGCACGTTTTTGACGCCCTGGATTTCAGCCAGCACCTGCGTCATGTCGCCGTCGCCTTTGAGCCGCGCCCGCAAGATCGCCGCCGCAGTGCGGGATTCGAGCGTGTCCGGCGTGTCGTCGGCCACGAGCTTTCCGTTATGGATGATGAGAATGCGCGAGCACGTGGCTTCAACTTCGGCGAGGTTGTGCGTCGAGAGGATCACGGTTTTCGTTTTGCCGATTTCGCGGATCAGGTTGCGGATCTCGACGATTTGGTTCGGGTCCAGCCCGCTGGTCGGTTCGTCGAGAATCATAATCGGCGGGTCGCCCAGGGACGCTTGTGCCAGGCCGACGCGCTGCCGATACCCTTTGGACAATTCGCCGATGTCCTTCGGCGCCATTTTCTGCAGGCCGTAGAGTTCAATGTTTTTGCTTACCGCGGCCTCCAACTCCGACGCCGGAATACCGGACAATTCGCCGATGAAGCGCAGGTACTCGATCACCGTCATGTCTTCATACAGCGGATTATTTTCCGGCAGGTAGCCGATTTGGCTTTTGGCCGCCCGCGGGTCGTCGGTCAGCAGTCGGCCGCCGATGCGGATCTCCCCCGCGTCGTTACCTAAAAAGCCGGTAAGCATGCGCATGGTAGTCGACTTGCCGGCGCCGTTCGGTCCGAGAAATCCGACGACTTCGCCTTTGGAGATATCGAACGAAATGTCGTCGACCGCCGTGACGTCTCCATACCTCTTGGTCAAATGTCGTACGGCAATCATCTTTCAAACCTCCGGTTTAGAAAACAAAATTCAAGCTGATCTTTGTGCCAGAGTAAGGGGCTTTTGTAAAGTCGGGACTTTCTGTCAAGGGCGTTGGATTCGTCACCGCGACCGGTAGCCGAGCCGGTGGGTCCCCTTCGGTCTCACCAAGTCGGAATCCAGACCAAAGCGCGCGACGTGACGCGAATATCAGTTCGCTCCGCGTCTGGTTGGGTGACACAGGAAAAGTACCGCTAACCGGACCGCCGCGCCAAGCCCGGCTTTTGCCTTTTTTCGGACGCCGCCTTATCTTTGCTCACCGAAAGGAAACCACATGGAACCGATGACCGATATCCAGGAACTGCAAATACTCGCCCGTGGCTTTCAACGCTCGCGCGTGTTTCTCACCGCGATGGAACTCGACTTGTTCTCGGCCCTGGGCGACGAACCCCGCACAGCCACGGAACTGGCCGAACGCGTCGGGGCGGACGCGAGGGCCGTCGACCGCCTGGCCAATGTGTTAGTCGTATTGGGGCTGCTGGAAAAACGCGGCGACGAATTCGCCAACACGGAACTCGCCGCCGAACGCTTGGTGCGCGGCAAGCCGGGGTACATCGCCAACCTCGCGCACATCAACGATATGTGGAAGACGTGGTCGACGCTGACCGAGGCCGTGCGCGCCGGGCACTCGGTGATCGACCGCGGCATCGGCGATGGTTGGGCCACGGAGCGCCGCGAGTCTTTCATCGCCGCGATGCACCACCGTGGTCGAGAGCAAGCGCCGGTGGTGGCCGACCTGCTGGACCTTTCCGGCGTTGAGCGCGTGCTGGATGTGGGCGGCGGCTCGGCTTGTTTTTCCGCCGAATTTGCCCGGCAGCGGGCCGGTTTGACGGCCACGGTGTTCGACCTCCCCACGATTGTGCCGATCACGCAGCGGTACATCGACGAGCAGGGCATGAGCGAGCGCATCGACATCTGCGCGGGCGATTACAATGTTGATCCCTTCCCCGGGGGCTACGACCTCGTGTTCCTGTCGGCGATCGCGCATATCGAAAACGACGAGGGCAACGCGGCGTTGATCGCCAAGGCCGCGGACGCGTTGCGGCCGGGTGGGCAGGTCGTGGTGGTCGATTACGTGATGGACGAAAGCCGCCTTGCGCCGCCGCCGGGCGCGATTTTCGCCCTGAACATGCTCGTGGCCACGGTTCGCGGTGACACCTTTACCGAAAGCGAAATGCGCCGCTGGTTCACCGCCGCCGGGCTCACCGATGTGCAGCGCATCGACACGCCTTTCCTCTCGGTGATGATCGTGGGGCGGAAAGTATAATCGTTTTGTCCGTAACTCAATAGTGTGATATCACTGTCGGCGAGCAACTCAAGCAAACAAAACGAAGGGCTCGTCGATG
It encodes:
- a CDS encoding thioredoxin-like domain-containing protein; this translates as MNSNPTRRIRHFAMFLFVTGMVMLLAFVLIFMQPPAAAKGKGMNAPEFPQDAKWLNTQAPLTMADLQGRVVILDFWTYCCINCLHALPVLHQVEEHFADQPVTVIGVHSGKFDQEHNDRKVLEAIAKYGVAHPVVQDDDFTIWNEWSVRAWPTIVYVGTDGKIAKFTSGEPDFAYMKQTVDELLAAGKKNGTLGGSTAPVMKSVNADTGALNYPGKVLAAGDKLFIADSGHHRILIAERDGRVVETIGGKDDGFVDGNFATARFFEPQGLALNGGTLYVADRNNHAIRAIDLQARTVKTIAGTGRKGNDRSKGGKPLAVDLRSPWDVAWRDGGLDIAMAGSHQIWRLDLGEDEIGVLAGSGHEQIIDGYLNASAFAQPSGLHVDGEKLYIADSETSAVRRIDLETGKVETLVGTGLFDFGFKDGKGKRAKLQHPLGITGRDGKLYIADSFNNALRILDLNDEDSVTTLAVSGVGDLNEPSGLTLEGGILYVADTNNHRVLSVRLADRSASEVTLKF
- a CDS encoding multiheme c-type cytochrome, with translation MRYRAIVIITMLSAVLFLIGAGDKPKFETFTIVYTGAAFGKLQPCACSEESDVGGLLRRDTMLMRLRDSARGAIVVDAGGSFGEPTAQGRMGAEAYLDALRALKYDAVALAAGDLLFGRRFLEENSDNGLFVSNARFKQDSTFAGRTLVFPGKRNRLRFVALVDPEKVYTGSQSNLVVEAPLTYLDKAVEKEDLVVVLASVEPETARHWLVHPNVDVVVNAVPDDNVLREAMFEFADEKVYTETGVFGSLVGVLSLRVIDGALVGAEIKQHTLDKTVPDGVRAKQFFERYQAETKRLFLQSLSGMPAYEREASPFVGNEGCRSCHAESFAAWDASAHAHAWASLKRVDTHFDSECIACHVVGWNEPNGFRSEKDTPHLLNVGCEACHGPGKAHAKQPAANPIARGDLQLCYKCHTDERAPAFKSEIGWKKIKH
- a CDS encoding DUF4340 domain-containing protein, whose translation is MLWKRTIVMLAVFAALTLLAVLAAAIPSGEKVAGLEVTAIDAQAVTKIDIRRADGEYSLVKKDGQWRIDPGNYAVEDQLVERALEVVAMVHGGRTVSSSSANHEKYGVTDDALRISVQSAQEPAWTLLVGNLSADKTGNYVRESDDNRVYALSARLQDTFDREVNRWRNRTIVKFDKDQATRLVLTKAGATPLSFAKGDAGWTFDPAPSNLPADYKLDPEKIARIARSMANFRATDFDDEQQSLDRGLTPPLYEATVTLDGGDSVAVEIGAEVDEKFYARKKGEDQTYLIASYAAKNLQNDLDTLRDMHLLTFDAAQVEKVDIVEGKRRLTLEKKAEDIWAVTAASAEKPAGFVLDHAKVTSAVRSISTMQAKQIVGGPAPAAAKLGSPTGTLTLTLAGGVEKIVKVGAEVDDDLIYLGAAGRVFKATKGSKNRILKKIGDFKVSEARRQPQFDPAMLDKLPPQMREQFLQEQRRKILQRQMMEQMMKNADKQKPPK
- a CDS encoding Gldg family protein — encoded protein: MERIWALYKKELRTYFNSPIAYIVLMVLLVGIGYLFFQTFFAAGQATLRNFFRVAAGSFIFFAPAVTMKLLAEEKKSGTIERLLTLPLHEWEIVLGKFLATWTLLALYLVITFVYPISIAFVGDLDGGPIIGGYLGLFFLGGTFVALGVFASSISRNQVVGLIVGFVIALLLYMMDLLLPFVPSSLQNLWEFAAADPHFKNVGRGVLDSRDIIYSLSLMSLFLFLAVQAVQSRMSDHSKKWRLNRLLYIGAAIGCVISLNVFSSVVHGRIDLTEDQQFTLSDASSGILAELDDQVTVTAFFSKDIPAPANSTRNVVKDLLEEFRDASGGRVVFSFVDPDTTGSGGESDQASVQRAQQLGVPKIDMQAFAKDQVQVVKVYMGVAVEYGEKSEAIPVIQDLPGLEYELISRIASMTREKVPAIGVVSGHGEFSLQQGFGKVASMLGSKFDVKDVDLSRDPNALNGMDVLLLLGPKKQIPEAQLFAIDQFMMRGGKAAFFLAQQDIDPRTLIGRPIDTGLAGLAEAYGVAVKPGLVLDKKCERIPIMRQQGSVRFQSLVRFPAFVAVTDLPKDLNLTRNLKGVVMPFASALAPQNTAGVETQVLARSSEATWIYEASDSFLAEPAVLEQSMMDNPAGPQPLIVTVKGNLPSYFKNRAVPPAVADAVIDVSPETRLVVAGSGQWVSDQMPSRVNLALFANLLDWLVQDEVLMSIRTRTINNRPLEDVGDVGRSLFKYGNMLLPPFILLIAGIARWQLRSRRKRRALAAIQQNTPRGEE
- a CDS encoding ATP-binding cassette domain-containing protein, which gives rise to MIAVRHLTKRYGDVTAVDDISFDISKGEVVGFLGPNGAGKSTTMRMLTGFLGNDAGEIRIGGRLLTDDPRAAKSQIGYLPENNPLYEDMTVIEYLRFIGELSGIPASELEAAVSKNIELYGLQKMAPKDIGELSKGYRQRVGLAQASLGDPPIMILDEPTSGLDPNQIVEIRNLIREIGKTKTVILSTHNLAEVEATCSRILIIHNGKLVADDTPDTLESRTAAAILRARLKGDGDMTQVLAEIQGVKNVRPVDVEGEWRTFHLEIEPGAGTAEAVFDACVARQWKLSELRQESTSLEDVFSELTKG
- a CDS encoding methyltransferase, giving the protein MEPMTDIQELQILARGFQRSRVFLTAMELDLFSALGDEPRTATELAERVGADARAVDRLANVLVVLGLLEKRGDEFANTELAAERLVRGKPGYIANLAHINDMWKTWSTLTEAVRAGHSVIDRGIGDGWATERRESFIAAMHHRGREQAPVVADLLDLSGVERVLDVGGGSACFSAEFARQRAGLTATVFDLPTIVPITQRYIDEQGMSERIDICAGDYNVDPFPGGYDLVFLSAIAHIENDEGNAALIAKAADALRPGGQVVVVDYVMDESRLAPPPGAIFALNMLVATVRGDTFTESEMRRWFTAAGLTDVQRIDTPFLSVMIVGRKV